One Pleurocapsa sp. PCC 7327 DNA segment encodes these proteins:
- a CDS encoding PEP-CTERM sorting domain-containing protein: MGHRGFSGISGWGWVNHVKDDPHQTQPNYTNQYIAASDWIFTVGPKVSVPEPTSVLSLLAIGALGAGSLRKKKQDV; encoded by the coding sequence TTGGGACACAGAGGATTTTCGGGAATTTCTGGTTGGGGTTGGGTCAATCATGTTAAAGACGATCCCCATCAAACCCAGCCCAATTACACAAATCAGTACATCGCTGCTTCCGACTGGATATTCACAGTTGGCCCCAAAGTATCGGTTCCCGAACCCACCTCTGTTTTAAGTTTATTAGCAATCGGCGCTCTGGGGGCGGGTTCTCTGAGAAAGAAGAAGCAGGATGTCTAA
- a CDS encoding DUF6439 family protein, producing MSLPTQQSNTELLQALSTLELAQALAERLAIAPNDWHRLKANRQAQAGQQLSSALVFLLKEQPQEALVRLKQAVGWLDRSISAPPCPTHGNPSIKQ from the coding sequence ATGTCTCTTCCTACTCAACAGTCAAACACAGAATTGCTCCAAGCGTTGAGCACTCTGGAACTCGCTCAAGCTTTGGCAGAACGTCTGGCGATCGCGCCGAATGACTGGCATCGTCTCAAAGCTAATCGTCAAGCACAAGCGGGGCAACAATTGTCGTCCGCTTTAGTCTTTCTGCTCAAAGAACAACCTCAAGAAGCGCTAGTTCGGTTGAAGCAAGCAGTGGGTTGGTTAGATCGTTCGATTTCTGCGCCTCCTTGTCCGACTCACGGAAACCCTAGCATCAAGCAATAG
- a CDS encoding SDR family oxidoreductase, which yields MGTPSQDLPFSERVILITGASAGIGAALAEALAKNFSGIRLVLSARRQDKLEQVATQCRQAGASVLVVPTNMADENQIKALAQSALQTFYRVDALVNNAGYGQMGPIELIPPEAAKQQFAVNFHAPLLLTQALIPAMRDRGGGRIVNISSLGGRMAFPAGGLYSCSKFALEALSDVLRMELKAFNIQVSVVEPGPVVTEFFRVAWEEIQHTVPEPTQTIYHPAFEKIEAIDKQLQLLGWTSERVAKVIIKALTARHPRPRYIAATGGSIFVPLMTKVMPTRFTDAFWKHFYGIDRVEREWREKVGIAGKQL from the coding sequence ATGGGAACGCCAAGCCAAGATCTTCCTTTCTCCGAACGAGTTATTCTCATCACTGGTGCATCGGCTGGAATCGGCGCAGCGCTAGCCGAGGCTTTAGCCAAGAACTTTTCTGGTATCCGTTTGGTGTTATCTGCTAGAAGACAAGACAAATTAGAGCAAGTCGCCACTCAATGCCGTCAAGCTGGTGCTAGCGTTCTCGTCGTACCTACGAATATGGCTGACGAAAACCAGATAAAAGCCTTGGCGCAAAGTGCCTTACAAACGTTCTATCGCGTGGATGCTTTAGTCAATAATGCGGGTTACGGACAAATGGGTCCAATAGAATTAATTCCTCCGGAAGCCGCCAAACAGCAGTTTGCCGTCAATTTTCACGCTCCTTTACTCTTGACTCAAGCGTTAATTCCTGCGATGCGCGATCGCGGGGGAGGAAGAATCGTCAATATTAGCTCGCTGGGCGGACGGATGGCATTTCCGGCAGGCGGATTGTATAGCTGTTCTAAATTTGCCCTCGAAGCCCTCAGCGATGTTTTGCGGATGGAATTAAAGGCATTTAACATTCAAGTCAGCGTGGTAGAACCCGGTCCGGTAGTGACGGAATTTTTTCGCGTTGCTTGGGAGGAGATTCAACACACCGTACCAGAACCCACACAAACGATTTATCATCCGGCTTTTGAAAAAATAGAGGCGATCGATAAACAATTGCAACTCCTCGGTTGGACTTCCGAACGAGTCGCCAAAGTTATTATCAAAGCACTCACTGCAAGACATCCTCGTCCCCGGTATATAGCTGCTACAGGCGGCAGTATTTTTGTCCCCTTGATGACGAAAGTTATGCCTACCCGGTTTACCGATGCCTTCTGGAAGCATTTTTATGGAATCGATCGCGTCGAACGAGAATGGAGAGAAAAGGTCGGGATTGCTGGCAAGCAGCTTTAA
- the eis gene encoding enhanced intracellular survival protein Eis has protein sequence MTSQFAYDSVSSLQEMQRLGEIIRQCFGGSPDDWDRYLNRIGAENFRVLRQGERAIAGLGIYHMGQWYGGKILSMAGIAAVGVPPEDRGRGIAYELLSHAIQELYNLGVPISVLYPATQVLYRKVGYEQGGSFCRWELSAASIWLQERNLPIYPVSPINYTIFEDIYNQQAQVNNGNLVRHRAIWERVLEPPKEEVIYAYLIGSESEPEGYIIFTQNREKQESAIEIRDWAILTASAAKRLWTFLGDHRSQIGKISWRSSPFDPFMLLLPEQTAKIVDRMNWMLRIIDVPSALSKRGYPMGLEAELHLEVRDNLLAANNSKFCLRVSEGRGEVTKGGKGTFQIDIRSLASLYTGFLTPQQLQLLDRLKAMQEDLETARLIFSGSHPWMADFF, from the coding sequence ATGACTTCTCAATTTGCATATGATTCCGTCTCCAGCTTGCAGGAAATGCAGCGGCTGGGAGAAATTATCCGACAGTGTTTCGGCGGTTCTCCTGACGACTGGGATCGTTACCTCAATCGTATCGGCGCTGAAAATTTCCGTGTCCTCCGCCAGGGGGAGAGAGCGATCGCAGGCTTGGGGATTTATCATATGGGGCAGTGGTATGGCGGTAAAATCCTATCGATGGCGGGAATTGCCGCAGTTGGCGTACCGCCAGAAGATCGCGGCAGGGGAATAGCCTACGAATTATTAAGCCACGCAATTCAAGAACTTTATAACCTGGGAGTTCCCATTTCCGTACTGTATCCAGCCACTCAAGTACTCTATCGAAAAGTGGGATACGAGCAAGGCGGAAGCTTTTGTCGCTGGGAATTATCAGCTGCTAGCATTTGGCTACAAGAACGCAATCTTCCCATCTATCCCGTCAGTCCGATTAATTATACGATTTTTGAGGACATCTACAACCAACAGGCTCAGGTTAATAATGGTAACTTAGTTCGCCATCGAGCGATTTGGGAGCGAGTACTCGAACCTCCAAAAGAAGAGGTAATTTATGCTTATCTTATCGGTTCTGAGAGCGAACCCGAAGGCTACATAATTTTTACTCAGAATCGAGAGAAGCAAGAGTCAGCAATCGAGATTAGAGATTGGGCAATCCTAACAGCATCAGCCGCCAAGCGCTTGTGGACGTTTCTAGGCGACCATCGCTCCCAAATCGGCAAGATATCTTGGCGCAGTTCGCCATTTGATCCCTTCATGCTGCTTTTACCCGAACAAACAGCCAAAATCGTCGATCGCATGAATTGGATGCTGCGAATAATTGATGTGCCTTCAGCTTTGTCAAAGCGGGGTTATCCGATGGGGTTGGAGGCTGAATTACATTTAGAAGTTCGGGATAATTTATTGGCTGCTAACAACAGCAAATTCTGTTTAAGAGTATCCGAGGGACGAGGTGAAGTCACCAAAGGCGGAAAAGGGACTTTCCAAATAGATATTCGTAGTTTAGCGTCTCTTTATACAGGTTTCTTAACTCCCCAGCAACTGCAACTTCTAGATAGACTGAAGGCGATGCAAGAAGATTTAGAGACGGCAAGGTTAATATTTTCTGGTTCTCATCCTTGGATGGCAGATTTCTTTTAG
- a CDS encoding gamma-glutamyltransferase family protein: MNFNLNDYPYPSQRRVILGKRCAAATSQPLATLAGMEMFLAGGNAVDAAIAMAIALTVVEPTSNGIGSDAFAIVWDGKLHGLNASGKSPQNLPLDRFAGMPTMPGLGWLTVTTPGAVSAWRSLWEKWSKLPFEQLFAPAIRYAEEGFPVSPLTAQAWKRAADIYLPLTSPEFQPFKQVFFPNNRAPETGEIWHSQAHAKTLREIATSGTESFYRGKIADAIANFASDTGGFLTTADLATHKLLWVDPISTQYRQLQVWEIPPNCQGIAALMAIAILEDFDMASYPRDSVESFHRQIEAMKLAFADVYRHVADPDFMEVAVEHLLDKTYVRERQQSIQHQAIELAQPGLPKGGTVYLCASDRDLMVSYIQSNYDGFGSGILVPGTGISLQNRATGFTLEAGHPNRVAPAKRPFHTIIPGFLTQDGAPLGAFGVMGAPMQPQGHLQMVVNMADYQMNPQAALDAPRWRFLAGKSVLLEKGVPHRIVEELIKRGHDVQIAPEFMFGKGQMILRHRDALVAASEPRADGLALAS; this comes from the coding sequence ATGAATTTCAATCTCAACGACTATCCCTATCCTTCCCAACGCCGCGTGATTCTAGGCAAACGCTGCGCCGCTGCAACCAGCCAACCCCTAGCCACCCTAGCAGGGATGGAAATGTTTTTGGCGGGAGGGAATGCCGTCGATGCTGCTATTGCTATGGCGATCGCGCTTACCGTTGTCGAACCGACTTCAAACGGTATTGGTTCCGATGCTTTTGCGATCGTTTGGGATGGGAAACTACATGGACTCAATGCTTCGGGGAAAAGTCCCCAAAATCTTCCCCTCGATCGCTTTGCTGGAATGCCAACCATGCCGGGATTGGGATGGTTGACAGTGACAACGCCGGGTGCAGTCTCGGCGTGGCGAAGTTTGTGGGAAAAATGGAGCAAATTGCCTTTTGAACAATTATTTGCGCCTGCGATTCGCTATGCAGAAGAAGGCTTTCCCGTGTCTCCCCTCACCGCACAAGCTTGGAAACGGGCAGCAGACATCTATCTTCCTCTAACCTCGCCAGAATTTCAACCCTTCAAACAAGTCTTTTTCCCCAATAATCGCGCCCCAGAAACCGGAGAAATTTGGCACAGCCAAGCACATGCCAAAACCTTGAGAGAAATTGCAACAAGCGGCACAGAGAGTTTTTATCGCGGCAAAATTGCCGATGCGATCGCCAATTTTGCTTCAGATACGGGAGGTTTTCTAACCACTGCCGATCTCGCCACTCACAAACTGCTTTGGGTAGATCCGATTTCCACCCAATATCGTCAGTTACAGGTATGGGAAATTCCTCCCAACTGTCAAGGAATTGCTGCTCTCATGGCGATCGCTATTTTAGAAGATTTCGATATGGCAAGCTATCCTCGCGATTCGGTAGAAAGTTTTCACAGGCAGATTGAAGCCATGAAACTTGCATTCGCGGACGTTTATCGCCACGTCGCCGATCCAGATTTTATGGAAGTTGCTGTCGAACACCTATTAGACAAAACCTACGTCAGAGAACGCCAACAATCGATCCAACACCAAGCGATCGAATTAGCTCAACCGGGTTTGCCAAAAGGAGGAACTGTTTATTTATGTGCCAGCGATCGCGATTTGATGGTGTCCTATATTCAATCCAATTATGACGGTTTTGGCAGCGGCATTCTCGTTCCCGGTACGGGGATTTCCCTGCAAAATCGGGCCACTGGTTTTACTTTAGAGGCGGGACATCCCAATCGAGTCGCACCTGCTAAACGTCCTTTCCATACAATTATTCCTGGGTTTCTGACACAAGATGGGGCACCGCTGGGAGCCTTTGGTGTCATGGGTGCGCCGATGCAACCGCAAGGACACCTGCAAATGGTTGTTAATATGGCTGATTATCAAATGAATCCTCAAGCAGCCTTAGATGCCCCAAGATGGCGATTTTTGGCGGGTAAGAGCGTGCTTTTGGAGAAGGGTGTACCCCATCGCATCGTTGAGGAATTGATTAAACGGGGTCACGACGTTCAAATTGCTCCTGAATTCATGTTTGGGAAAGGTCAAATGATTCTGAGACATAGAGATGCGTTAGTTGCTGCTTCCGAACCCCGTGCCGATGGATTAGCTTTGGCAAGTTAG